In the genome of Deinococcus fonticola, the window CTGGCGGTGGAAGCCCTGCACGCCGGGAAGCAGACGGCGGCCACCTACAACGTCGGCCTGGGCCACGGCTTCTCCGTGAAGGAGGTGCTGGACGCGGTGGACGAGGTCGTGGGCACGCCCCTGCCACGCGAGATCGCTGACCGCCGCGCCGGCGATCCCCCCCGCCTGGTCGCGGACGCCAGCAGGATCGTGAACGAACTGGGCTTCGACCCTCAGTTCACGAACCTGCAAGACATCGTGCAGACCGCCTGGAACTGGCACAGAACCCACCCGCACGAATTCAGGAAGTAGGGCCTGGCGGCTGGTCGCTGGTCACCGGTTTCACTTCACCCAGAAGCGCATCTCGTGCGGCGTTTCCACGCTCTGCCCAACGTCCTGCCAGTGCATTTCGGTGGTGAGGTCGGGGCGTTCGGTGTACCCGCGTGAGCGCCAGAAGGCGTGCAGCGGGCGGTAACTGGCGGGACGGGAGGGGTGATTCTCGGGGCGCTTCACGGCGCAGAAGGTGGTGACGTTCAGGCCCAGGGTGCGGGCGTGCCGTTCGCGCAGGTCGAAGAACTGGTGCCCGAGGCCACGCCCCCGGTAGTGAGGCAGCAGCAGGCTTTCGCCGAGGTACAGGATGTCCTGCACATTAAATTCCGGGTGGTTCAGGAAGGGGCGCTGCACTTCCGGCGTTTCGTGAACAAGTGGAATGGCGGTGCTGGCCCCCACCACCCGGCCAGCGTCGCGGGCCACGGCCACGAACATGCCGGGAGCCTGCGCGTAGGTGCTCAGGTACTGTTCCTCGTACTGCTGGTTGCCCTCGTACAGGTAAGGAAAATCCCGGAAGATGCCCATGCGCAGCCGCGCCAGGTCGGGAATCACGGCCTGCAACTCCTGACCCGTCAGCGGCGTAACGGTCACGGAGGGGGTCGCCGCCGGATCAGCCGCCAACTTGCCGTGTCCAGTCCGCGAGGTTGTAGTAGTTGGTGACGCGGGCAATTTTGCCGTTCTGAACTTCGAAGAACGCGCCCACGGGCAGGACGTACTTCTGACCGTTCGCCTCGGGGAGGCCCTCGTCGGTTTGCAGGTACTCGCCGTGAATCACGAACTCTGCCGCGCCGCGCCGTCCGTCGGGGGTCGACATCACCACGAGGTCGGTGGCCTGTTCGCGGTAGTGGGCGTCCATCTTTGCCAGGAAGGTGCGGAAAGCGGCCTTGCCTCGCTGGGTCTGTCCCTCGTTGATGTCGTGCTGCACGTCGTCGGTGAGGAAGGAAAGCATGTCTTCCCAGTTACCAGCGTTGAAGGCGGCGTAGTAACGCTGGAGCAGTTCGGTGGTGTCCATGCACTAAGCATAGGTGGCGACCTGTGCAATTGAAAGAATTTGTTCACCCTGTAGAAAATAAGTGGCTGGCGGGTACAGTTACGGGCCTCCGGGGAAAGCGCCCGAATGCCCTCCACTTCCCCCACCAGCCACTTTTGGCTTCTTCCTCCGGTCGGGGT includes:
- a CDS encoding GNAT family N-acetyltransferase — its product is MTVTPLTGQELQAVIPDLARLRMGIFRDFPYLYEGNQQYEEQYLSTYAQAPGMFVAVARDAGRVVGASTAIPLVHETPEVQRPFLNHPEFNVQDILYLGESLLLPHYRGRGLGHQFFDLRERHARTLGLNVTTFCAVKRPENHPSRPASYRPLHAFWRSRGYTERPDLTTEMHWQDVGQSVETPHEMRFWVK
- a CDS encoding ketosteroid isomerase-related protein, with product MDTTELLQRYYAAFNAGNWEDMLSFLTDDVQHDINEGQTQRGKAAFRTFLAKMDAHYREQATDLVVMSTPDGRRGAAEFVIHGEYLQTDEGLPEANGQKYVLPVGAFFEVQNGKIARVTNYYNLADWTRQVGG